The sequence TTTCTCAGCCGGTCGATGAAGTATGTACCGCCGCCCGATAAGTTCAGTTCACTGAGGTCACCTGTCTCCGTTTCCGTCAGCCAGACGAGCACCTGCATTTCCGTGAACACGGCATCATAGCCCGACTCCCCGCTCAGCAGCATCTCTGCCAATTTCGCTAAGGATATGTAGTTGCCCATCCCTTTCAGGACAACTGATTGGACCGGAAGACCGAGCGCCTGTGAAACAGCCGACAGCTCTTCGTTCATGATTTTGTCTGCAAGGTGGTTCGTGTACGTACTGACGATGACCGCTTGACTTGAGCGGATTGCATGGACTGCGGAAGGCAGCAGATAGGAGATTGTCTTTCCCATGCCCGTCGGCACTTCCACCATCGCTTCCGTTCCTTGCTGCAGTGACGTCCAGGCCGCATCCATGAATTCCAGCTGGGATTCCCTTGACTCGTAGGCCGGATAAGCGGCAGCCAGCAGCTCATCTTTTTCCTTGCGTGATTCCGGATAGGCGGTGTTCCTGCCTTCCGGTCTGGACAAATGGCGGGCCTGTCGGTACGGGATTCCCCTGAACGTGGGAAGTCTGCTGCCTGACACTTTCTTATTCAGATGCTGCAGTACGTTGTAGAACAAGATGGAAAGATCGGATTTCAATGAGAATGAGCGTTTGTGCAGGAGAGCCGTCGTTTCAGCAGGCAGCTGATGTACTTTTCCAATGCAGCGGAGCAGTAACTGAGCGGTTGCCTTCGCGTCGTCGTCTGCCCGGTGTGCGGAAGGAAGCGGGATTCCCAGCTCTTCCGTCAGTTCCTTCAAACGGTAGCTGACCGCTGTCGGAAACACAATCTTTGCTAATTCAACCGTGTCGACCTGTCTGCCGCTCCAGAGCGGTACCCCGCAGCGTGAGAATTCTTTCTGGAGAAAAGGCAGGTCGAAGTTCGTGTTATGAGCAGCAAACACCCAGCCGGACAGCAGCTCGGATACTTCAAGCGCTATTTCCCGGAATTCAGGGGCCTCCTCGACTTCCTTGTCCGAGATACCGGTCAGTTCCTGGATGAAAACAGGGATCGGCTGCCCGGGATTCACGAACCGTACGTATTCGTCCGTCAGTATGCCGTTTTCGATAAACATGATCGCAATCTGGATGATCCGGTCCCCTTTTTCCGGGGAGTGACCGGTTGTTTCAAGATCGACAACAGCAAATTTCAACTTTTCCATGGAATCATCAACTTCCTGTTCGATTTCCTACAGCAGATTGTATCATATTTTCAGGCGGCGGCTCCATGAAGAACGGACGGACAGCCGGAAATAAAAGAAAAACCGCCATATGCCCTCACTTCAGAGGGGCAATGGCGGTTTTCTCGCGGTGGCTGGCAGGAATTGTTCAGACAGTCATCTGCGGCAGTTCTTTAATCGTTTCTGTAATCCGGTTGTTTTCATCCATGAGGAGCACTGTCGGGATATGATGCTTCGCATCGTCGTCTGCCATAAGTGCATAGGCAAGGATGATGATGACATCTCCCGGCTGTACGAGCCGTGCTGCCGCCCCGTTGACGCAGATCATTCCGCTCCCGCGTGTTCCGGCGATCGTATACGTCTCGAACCGTTCCCCGTTATTGTTATTGACGATCTGCACTTTTTCGTTCGGCAGGATGGATGCTGCGTCGAGCAGATCCGCATCGATCGTAATGCTGCCGACGTAGTTCAGATTCGCTTCCGTGACAACAGCACGGTGGAGCTTGCTTGTGAGCATTGTTCGGTACACAGGTTCAGCCTTCTTTCGTCATGATGATATTGTCGATCAGCCGTGTTTTGGAGAACCGGACGGCGCAGGCCAGGATCATTTCACGGTCACCGCTGCGTTCTTCAAGGTCGGGATAGGAGAGGACCGTCACATAGTCGACCTCTCCGGATGTCCGTTCCTGCAGCCGTTTTGCAACAAGCAGTTCGATGACAGACGGACGCTCCCCCTGGGTGAACAATTGCTGTCCGTATTGCAGCGACGCCCATATATGCGGCGCTTCCTGTCTCTCCGGCACGGTCAGATTGACATTCCTCGAGCTCTTCGCAAGCCCGTCAGCCTCCCGGACAGTCGGTACCCGGTGTATTCTGGCAGGCATATTGTAGTCACGGAAGAATGTCTCGATGATTGCGAGCTGCTGGGCATCTTTCATGCCGAAGAACAGTCCGTCCGGCCTGACAAGATTGGTGAGTTTCAGAACGACTTGAAGCACCCCGTCGAAGTGGCCCGGCCGTGATGCCCCGCACAGACGGCCGGCAAGCGGGCCGGGTGTGATCCGGATGCCGCCGTCCGACGGATACATTTCATCAGCGGACGGGCAGAACAGCAGGGACGCGCCTGCAGCGGCAGCTGTCCGCTTGTCTGCTTCCAAGTCCCTTGGATACGCGTCAAAGTCCTCGTCCGGTCCGAACTGTGTCGGGTTGACGAAGATGCTGGCGACGACAGTATCATATTGGTCTTTCGCCTGTTCGATCAGC comes from Sporosarcina trichiuri and encodes:
- the panD gene encoding aspartate 1-decarboxylase codes for the protein MYRTMLTSKLHRAVVTEANLNYVGSITIDADLLDAASILPNEKVQIVNNNNGERFETYTIAGTRGSGMICVNGAAARLVQPGDVIIILAYALMADDDAKHHIPTVLLMDENNRITETIKELPQMTV
- the panC gene encoding pantoate--beta-alanine ligase, translating into MKTQLGIEVIETIQELKIWRAGQQSAGKTVGFVPTMGFLHDGHAALIEQAKDQYDTVVASIFVNPTQFGPDEDFDAYPRDLEADKRTAAAAGASLLFCPSADEMYPSDGGIRITPGPLAGRLCGASRPGHFDGVLQVVLKLTNLVRPDGLFFGMKDAQQLAIIETFFRDYNMPARIHRVPTVREADGLAKSSRNVNLTVPERQEAPHIWASLQYGQQLFTQGERPSVIELLVAKRLQERTSGEVDYVTVLSYPDLEERSGDREMILACAVRFSKTRLIDNIIMTKEG